The region AGTCTCTCATAGCGACCAGGCTCAGAATAGAGGATATGCTGCCCGTTCTAGAGCGTATGGACGAGGTAGGATATCACTCTCTGGAGGTATGGGGGGGGGCTACTTTCGACACCTGCATGAGGTTTCTGGACGAGGACCCATGGGAGCGTCTGAGGACACTGAGGAAGCACGTCAAAAAGACAAAACTACAGATGTTGCTCAGAGGTCAGAACCTGGTGGGATACAGACACTACGCCGATGACGTGGTTAGGGAGTTTGTGAAGAGGGCTGTCGGCAACGGGATAGACATAATGAGGGTCTTCGATGCTCTTAACGATACTAGAAACCTGGAGGTCGCAGCGGAGCAGGTCAAAAAAGAGGGTGCCCATCTTCAGATGTGCATATCCTATACCCTATCTCCCGTCCACACCAACCAGGTTTTCGTCGACCTAGCGGCCAAGATGAGGGACATGGGGGCTGACTCCATATGCATCAAGGACATGGCAGGGCTTCTGAGCCCCGTCGACGCCGATACCCTGGTAAGAGGCATAAAGAAAGAGACCGAGCTTCCCGTCCAGATCCATAGCCACTACACCAGTGGTCTTGCCTCGATGGCCTATTACGCCGCTATAGAGGCCGGTGCGGACGTAGTCGACTGCGCCATATCCCCTTTCTCCATGGGAACTAGCCAGCCGGCTACCGAATCGATGGTTGCGGCCTTAGCCAGAGGAAAGTACGACACTGGAATATCCCTGGATAACCTGATCCCCATAGCGGACCACTTTAAGGATCTTCGGAAAAAATACGATAACATATTTGTAGGCCTCAACGGCGCTGATACAAATGTCCTCATATACCAGATACCCGGTGGGATGTACTCCAACTTGGTCAGCCAGCTTAGAGATCAGTCGGCGGAACACAGGCTTAACGAAGTGCTTAACGAGGTCCCTGTGGTCAGAAAAGCCATGGGCTATCCTCCCTTAGTCACCCCTACCAGCCAGATAGTCGGCACTCAGGCGACCTTAAACGTCCTGGTCGGTGAAAGGTGGAAGATGGTCTCCAAAGAGGTTAAAAACTACTTCAAAGGCTACTACGGCAAGGCACCGGCGGAGATGGACCTTGAGGTCCAGGCCAAAATACTCGGTGACGAAAAGCCCATAACCTGTAGACCTGCTGAAAAGCTGGAGCCTGAGATGGAGAAGGCGGCCTCGGAGATAAGGGCTTGGATAACTCAGCCCGAGGACGTCCTTACCTACGTCATGTTCCCCGCTATAGCCAAGGACTTTTTGATGAAGAGATACGCAAAGATAAATCTCAGGGATATAGGCCTCGACGACACCGTCGAAGAGGCGGCTTACCCTGTATAGGAGGTTTTTTCATGAACGTTATGGATAGCGTAAACCAGCTGGTGGAATCCAGAATCAGGCCCGCACTTCAGAGTCACGGTGGAGATATAGCGGTGGTATCCTTCGACGAGGATACCGGAGTCCTCTCCGCTTCCCTTCAAGGTGCCTGTGGGACGTGCCCTTTTGCTCAGGAGACCTTGAGGATGCAGGTCGAGGCTGTTTTAAAAGAACAGATTCCTCAGGTACTCTCGGTCGTCCGAGTTTAGTTTTTGGAGAGGAGCGACCTTTATTATCAGCGAAGTTTTAGTGGAATCAGTAAAAGACGGTTTTTCCTCGGTGATGGAGATATCCCAGGAGTCTATGTCCCGTATCACCGGGGCTAAAGACGAGAATATCCAGCTGATAGAGGAGAGATATCCTGTCAGGATAACCGTCAGAGGTGGTATGGTGGCTGTTGTCGGTCCCGACAGAGAGCCGGTGGCTATAGTCTCCGATCTTATCGGACAGATGAGCAGGATAGCCGACAAAGGGGACAAAATAAGGCCCTCGGAGGTCAGATACTGCATGGACATGATCGCCAACAAAGGGTCGGTGGACATGGAAAGCCTTTACGACGGTCTCCTGTGTATGACCGCCCGGGGAAAACCCGTTCGCCCTAAAACTATAGGCCAGAGAGCCTACGTAAAGGCTATAAGGGACAACGATATAGTTTTCACCGTAGGCCCGGCGGGAACGGGAAAGACCTATCTTGCGGTATGTGAGGCGGTAAATATGCTAAAGGCTGGGACGGTGAGCAGAATAGTCCTGGTTCGCCCAGCGGTTGAGGCAGGAGAGAGCCTCGGCTTTTTGCCAGGAGACCTCAAGGAAAAGGTAGAACCCTATCTTCGTCCTCTGTACGACGCTTTCTTCGAGCTTCTCACTCCAGAGAGGTTCATGAGATACGTCGATAAAAACGTCATAGAGGTGGCTCCCCTCGCCTACATGAGAGGGCGAACCTTGAACGACAGCTTTATCATATTGGACGAAGCCCAAAATACGACTCCAGAGCAGATGAAGATGTTTATCACTAGAATGGGTTTCGGCTCTAAAGCGGTTATAACAGGGGACTTGACCCAGGTGGATCTCCCTGCAGGCAGAAAATCCGGACTTTTTGTGGTCCAGGATATCCTGAAGGGTATCAAGGGAATCGATTTTATAAGGCTGGAGAACGTAGACGTCGTGCGTCATCAGATCGTTCAAAGGGTTGTGGCAGCCTATGAAGAATACGAAAAAAGAACGCAATAAGGACACAAAAAAAGATCGTCCCCGGCATATGTCGGGGACGATTGAAGAGTTGCTCAAGGTAGCCTATATATCCCTTTCCGCCCTTTTGGTCGTGTGCTGTCTTTTCGTGGCCTTGAGGTGGACCACTATAGACATAAGGCGATCGTTTATACCGGGCTTTCCTGCTTACAGAACCTACTTTGCCCTCTTTAACATGAAGTACGAGGATGAAGGGGGAACAGAAAAACTTCAGGATCTTGTGAGGGACGGAATAGCCGGGGTGATGGTCCGTCGAACGGGGCAGGCTAGGGACGTAGAGGAAAGACTTTCTCTTATAGGCGAGGGACGTTTAGATGAGGCCGGTATCTCGCCTGCTATATCGGAGATAATACGAAACCTTCCGGAGGAAAGGTCTAAGGTCCTTTTTGAGGCTATATCCTCCGCAGGGCTTTCTCTGCTTACCTTCAGCCCTTATAGGGACTCTTTTTCCGGCGTCAACGAAGACCTTCTGTGGAACAGGCTTTCCCCTTATGACCTTCCTCCTGGGGATGGAAACCTGGCCGTTCAGATAATGTCGGATATAATGGTTCCTCTCGTTGGAGCTGACGATGGAATGACCGATCGACTGAGATCTATCGTGGCGGAGACCATAGGCGGTGTCCCAAGGGAGCTCAACACCGGTGATATTATAGTGACAAAGGGGAGCATAATCACCCCTCAGATAGCCGATTTACTGAGAAAACAGGGATATCCTCAGGGCAATTTCCCTATAAGGTCGATGATGGTGGTCTTTCTCCTGGTTCCGCCGGTGTTTTTATGGGCCAGGCGAAACGTTATACTAGGTTGGGATTCCAGAAAATCCGGCTATCTGGCTTTTCTTTTCTTCATAGGCATTATGACCTCCTACCTGTCGTCCCTAAGGGATCTGACGTCCCTAGGGGTGGTATCCATGGCAGGTATGGCTTATGTGACCTTGCCTCTCAGAAGGGCTAGAAACTCGGTTATGGCGGGAAAGGGTATAGTTTCACTGGTATTCGGTGGATTAGGTCCTTTGGCTTTAGGGGAGATAATGTCGGTAGGTGTGATGGCCTCCGCCCTTGGAGATCTGCTTTTTAAAAAGATTGATTCTCGCTCACGTCTATGGCTGGGAATGGTCCAGATGGGGCTGGTTCTCGGCGGAGTGTCTTTGATAGTCCGATGGTTCTTCTCCGGAGACTCAGGGATACTTTTAACCGCTCAGACCTTTTTAGGAGCTATACTGATAGGCTCGGTGACCATGTTGCTTCTCCCTGTGGCAGAGGTGTTGTTCGATATCCTCTCTCCTTTGAGATTGCTTGAGCTTTGTCAGCCCGATCACCCCCTCCAGAAGCGACTTCAGATCGAGGCACCAGGCACCTATCACCATTCACAGATGGTATCCATCCTCGCTGAGGGGGCCGCCGATGCATTAGGGCTCAATTCCCGATTGGTCAAAGCAGGAGGTTTCTTTCACGACATAGGAAAACTGAAAAGGCCTCACTTTTTCATTGAAAATCAGTTTGGAGCGAAAAACGCCCACGACGACCTGTCCCCTGTTATGTCCTCTTTGGTGATCATATCCCACGTAAGAGACGGATTGGATCTGGCGGAAGAGTACAGATTACCTGAACGTATATCCCATTTTATAGCGGAACATCACGGGACTACCTTTATGGGATATTTCTACAAAAAGGCGAAAAAAGAGGGTCTCGATCCCTCGGAGAGCCAGTTCACCTATCCTGGCCCCAGGCCTAGAAGCAGGGAGACCGGCCTTGTTATGTTGGCCGACTCGATAGAGGCTGCGGTCAGAGCGGAGAGGGAGAACATAAAAAGCGTGATCGATCTCCAGCAGATAGTGAACTCGGTGACCGCCTCCAAGGTGAACGCGGGGCAGCTTGACGACACAGGTTTTACGTTGAGGGATCTGGCGGTTATAAGGTCTGCGATGATACAAAACCTTAAATCTATGTATCATACTAGAAACATAGCTCCTATAGGAGACAATAACACGGCTAAGTCCGGAAAGGAAGGAAATAGATGAAACTGGAGATCGCTATATCCAGTGACGAAGGTGAACCTCGACCGTCTTTTGTGCTAAGCGAGGATGTATTGGTCCCATGGGTGTCCGCAATGCTGGACGAGGTGTGGCCCGATTGGAGGGAAAAGAGCTCGGTGTCGGTGTCCGTAGCGGCTATAGGGGAGGATGAGATGAAAGATCTCAACAGCACCTACCGCAACTGTGACGCTCCTACCGATGTACTTTCCTTCCCGAACTGGGAGGAGGATGGACGGTTTTCTCCTCCTGACTGGTCCGATGTTCCTCTAGGAGACGTAGTCGTATGCCCATCGGTGGTCGAGAGAAACGCCTGTGAACATGGCGTATCCTTCGATTCTGAAATGGCCCTTATGGTTTTCCACAGCGTTCTCCATCTGGTTGGATACGACCACGATAGGGAGGACAGGGAGTGGGAGATGTGGTCAATTCAGGAACGTTTCAGGGATCTCCTTTTGGCGGATTTGAAGCCCGCTTTCCCTACAGGACAGGAGGGTTGATCCGGTTTTGAGTACTGTTATGGACAATCTGTTGCTGGTGATAGCTCTTTTGGTCGTTTCCGCCCTTTTTAGCGGCAGTGAAACCGCTATAACCGCCAGCAGCAGGGCAAAGTTAATGTCTTTGAGCGACCAGAATACATCCTTCAGGGGCGTATTGAACTGGCTTCTCAAAGATCGTCAGAAAGCTTTGACCACTATCCTGATAGCTAACAACCTGGTCAATATAGCGGCGAGTTCCCTGGCTACCACTTTGGCGGTGGTGGTGTTCGATCGTCACGGCGTATTTCTCGCTGTCACGGTTATGACCTTGCTTATAGTGATCTTCGGCGAAATTCTCCCAAAGAGCTTTGCTATGGTTAGAAGCGAAAGAACCCTTTTTATAACCCTGCATATGATAAGGACAGTTAACTTCCTTCTGACTCCATTTGTATGGATTATCGGAGGGATTGTCTCGTTTATCGGTCGTCTTTCCCACGTTGACCTGTCCCTCCAGTCCTCTTTCGTGACCAGAGAGGAGATAGAGCAGGTAGTGACCATCGGTGAGGCCTCTGGGGCTTTGGAGGAGGCGGAGCGTCGTATGATTCACGGGATAATCTCCTTTGAGGACACCAGGGTGTCGGAGGTTATGGTCCCTAGGATAGATATGAACGTCGTCGACAGCGAGACCACCGTAGGTGAGCTAGAGCCTATTCTAGACGATTATGGACACTCCCGTATCCCTATTTATCAGGATAGCCTCGATAACATTGTAGGTATACTTTATATCAAAGACCTGATAGGTCGCCTTTACTCTGGAGATACGGAGGTGAAGGTCTTCGACCTCAAAAGGGACGCTCTTTTCGTGCCGGAAACCATGAAGGTGCCCGACCTTTTCAATATAATGAAAAGCCGAAGGGTCCATATGGCCATAGTGGTGGACGAGTACGGTGGGACCGCGGGGATCATAACCCTTGAGGACCTTCTGGAGGAAATAGTAGGAGAAATTCAGGACGAGTACGATCACGAGCTCCCCTTGATAGAAAAGGTAGATGAGGATACATACAGAGTTCAGGGAAATATGGACCTGGAGGATCTCAGCGAGGCTTTAAAATTCCCCTTTGAGTCGGAGGATGTAGAGTCTGTTGGCGGGTTTGTGACGGACCTGTCGGGAGATTTTCCCGTCGCTGGAAGCGTGTTGACCTACGGCCAATGGGAGTTTACCGTTTTAGATGTGACGGATCACAGAGTTGTCGAGATTGAGCTTAGAAAAATAACCGGAGAAGGGGAATTTTGTTATGATTGACGACGTCGGCCTTGAATACAGATCAGGGGTAGTTGCGGTAGTTGGAAGGCCTAACGTCGGCAAATCCTCTCTCATAAACGCACTTTTGAGGTGTAAGGCGACTATCGTATCCCCTAAACCTCAGACCACCAGAGACAGAATTAGGTGTATTCTGGAGACCGATAACGGACAGATAGTGTTCACCGATACACCGGGCATCCACAGGCCTCAGCATAGGCTAGGAGAGGCTATAGTTGAAAGTGCTCTTGAGGCTATGGACGAAGCGGACCTGGTTATATATGTCATATGTGCCGACGACAACGGAATAACCGGTCAGGATCGCCACATAATTGAAATGCTGAAAAAGATAACCACTCCAGTGCTTTTGCTGGTCAACAAAGTGGACCTCCTCGGATCAAAGAGGGCCAAACTTCTCCCTCTGATAGAGTCCTACCGAAAGGCACTGAACCCGTTGGAAGTTTTGCCTGTCTCCGCAAAAGAGGGGTCCAACCTGGAGGAACTGGTCGATATACTGGTTTCTCGCTTACCTGAAGGGCCGCCTCTGTATATGGACGATATCCTCGTGGACCGTTCCTCTCGCTTTCTAGCGGCGGAGATCATCAGGGAGCAGGTGCTATACCGGGCGGATCAGGAAGTACCTCACAGTGTAGCGGTAGAGGTCGTCGATTTTAAGTCACCGGATGAATATCCCGAAAGGGAGGATACCTACATAAGTGCGGTTATACTGGTCGAGAGAAAAGGCCAGAAACTTATCCTTTTGGGGGCTAAAGGTGAAAAAATCAAGGAAATAGGGACCGGTGCCAGAAAGGCTCTGGAGGAGTTTATCGGAGGCAAGGTATATCTCGACCTGTGGATCAAGATTAGGAAAGATTGGCGAAACTCCGATTCCGAGCTTCGCCGCCTGGGATATAAAGGGTGAGCGATCAGAGGCAAGGTCTTCATAAAGGGACCGGTGTGATACTCAAAAGGGACATATCGCCGGAGGGAAACATAAATCTCCTGTGTCTGCTGAGGGAGAAAGGCCCTATATGGGTATCCCTTCCTGGAGGGGCCAAAGGCAAGGTCCGACTTGGGGGGAGCACCGAGCCTATGATATGGGGCGAATTTTCCCTTCATAGAAGCAGATCCAGGGACTATCTCAAAGAGGTAGAGGTAAAACAGGATTTCTGGAAGTTAAGATCTATGCCCGAGGCCCTTATGACCTCCTTCCGATGGTTTCGTCTATTGGGAGATGTCCTACTGTGGAGGCAGCCGGTGGACGAGGTCTTGCCGGTTCTCTATTGGTCAATGGAGCTTCTGGAATCGGGCAGCGATCCGATAGGGGTGGATCTTCGGTTTACATGGAGGCTTTTGAACGCCCTAGGAATAGCCCCCTCCATGAAAAACTGCGACTACTGTGGAGCGGATATATCCTGTGGAGTA is a window of Dethiosulfovibrio salsuginis DNA encoding:
- the recO gene encoding DNA repair protein RecO, which encodes MSDQRQGLHKGTGVILKRDISPEGNINLLCLLREKGPIWVSLPGGAKGKVRLGGSTEPMIWGEFSLHRSRSRDYLKEVEVKQDFWKLRSMPEALMTSFRWFRLLGDVLLWRQPVDEVLPVLYWSMELLESGSDPIGVDLRFTWRLLNALGIAPSMKNCDYCGADISCGVWRDNGFVCVNCGDGDKKLDLSISILWIFSPQSAIRGKKLSLEARNSILSVKPLLVENFKLLS
- a CDS encoding NifU family protein, giving the protein MNVMDSVNQLVESRIRPALQSHGGDIAVVSFDEDTGVLSASLQGACGTCPFAQETLRMQVEAVLKEQIPQVLSVVRV
- the ybeY gene encoding rRNA maturation RNase YbeY, with the protein product MKLEIAISSDEGEPRPSFVLSEDVLVPWVSAMLDEVWPDWREKSSVSVSVAAIGEDEMKDLNSTYRNCDAPTDVLSFPNWEEDGRFSPPDWSDVPLGDVVVCPSVVERNACEHGVSFDSEMALMVFHSVLHLVGYDHDREDREWEMWSIQERFRDLLLADLKPAFPTGQEG
- a CDS encoding PhoH family protein, which codes for MEISQESMSRITGAKDENIQLIEERYPVRITVRGGMVAVVGPDREPVAIVSDLIGQMSRIADKGDKIRPSEVRYCMDMIANKGSVDMESLYDGLLCMTARGKPVRPKTIGQRAYVKAIRDNDIVFTVGPAGTGKTYLAVCEAVNMLKAGTVSRIVLVRPAVEAGESLGFLPGDLKEKVEPYLRPLYDAFFELLTPERFMRYVDKNVIEVAPLAYMRGRTLNDSFIILDEAQNTTPEQMKMFITRMGFGSKAVITGDLTQVDLPAGRKSGLFVVQDILKGIKGIDFIRLENVDVVRHQIVQRVVAAYEEYEKRTQ
- a CDS encoding HD family phosphohydrolase is translated as MSGTIEELLKVAYISLSALLVVCCLFVALRWTTIDIRRSFIPGFPAYRTYFALFNMKYEDEGGTEKLQDLVRDGIAGVMVRRTGQARDVEERLSLIGEGRLDEAGISPAISEIIRNLPEERSKVLFEAISSAGLSLLTFSPYRDSFSGVNEDLLWNRLSPYDLPPGDGNLAVQIMSDIMVPLVGADDGMTDRLRSIVAETIGGVPRELNTGDIIVTKGSIITPQIADLLRKQGYPQGNFPIRSMMVVFLLVPPVFLWARRNVILGWDSRKSGYLAFLFFIGIMTSYLSSLRDLTSLGVVSMAGMAYVTLPLRRARNSVMAGKGIVSLVFGGLGPLALGEIMSVGVMASALGDLLFKKIDSRSRLWLGMVQMGLVLGGVSLIVRWFFSGDSGILLTAQTFLGAILIGSVTMLLLPVAEVLFDILSPLRLLELCQPDHPLQKRLQIEAPGTYHHSQMVSILAEGAADALGLNSRLVKAGGFFHDIGKLKRPHFFIENQFGAKNAHDDLSPVMSSLVIISHVRDGLDLAEEYRLPERISHFIAEHHGTTFMGYFYKKAKKEGLDPSESQFTYPGPRPRSRETGLVMLADSIEAAVRAERENIKSVIDLQQIVNSVTASKVNAGQLDDTGFTLRDLAVIRSAMIQNLKSMYHTRNIAPIGDNNTAKSGKEGNR
- a CDS encoding pyruvate carboxylase subunit B, producing MTQVVKAKAGKAKVGITETALRDAHQSLIATRLRIEDMLPVLERMDEVGYHSLEVWGGATFDTCMRFLDEDPWERLRTLRKHVKKTKLQMLLRGQNLVGYRHYADDVVREFVKRAVGNGIDIMRVFDALNDTRNLEVAAEQVKKEGAHLQMCISYTLSPVHTNQVFVDLAAKMRDMGADSICIKDMAGLLSPVDADTLVRGIKKETELPVQIHSHYTSGLASMAYYAAIEAGADVVDCAISPFSMGTSQPATESMVAALARGKYDTGISLDNLIPIADHFKDLRKKYDNIFVGLNGADTNVLIYQIPGGMYSNLVSQLRDQSAEHRLNEVLNEVPVVRKAMGYPPLVTPTSQIVGTQATLNVLVGERWKMVSKEVKNYFKGYYGKAPAEMDLEVQAKILGDEKPITCRPAEKLEPEMEKAASEIRAWITQPEDVLTYVMFPAIAKDFLMKRYAKINLRDIGLDDTVEEAAYPV
- the era gene encoding GTPase Era; translated protein: MIDDVGLEYRSGVVAVVGRPNVGKSSLINALLRCKATIVSPKPQTTRDRIRCILETDNGQIVFTDTPGIHRPQHRLGEAIVESALEAMDEADLVIYVICADDNGITGQDRHIIEMLKKITTPVLLLVNKVDLLGSKRAKLLPLIESYRKALNPLEVLPVSAKEGSNLEELVDILVSRLPEGPPLYMDDILVDRSSRFLAAEIIREQVLYRADQEVPHSVAVEVVDFKSPDEYPEREDTYISAVILVERKGQKLILLGAKGEKIKEIGTGARKALEEFIGGKVYLDLWIKIRKDWRNSDSELRRLGYKG
- a CDS encoding hemolysin family protein produces the protein MSTVMDNLLLVIALLVVSALFSGSETAITASSRAKLMSLSDQNTSFRGVLNWLLKDRQKALTTILIANNLVNIAASSLATTLAVVVFDRHGVFLAVTVMTLLIVIFGEILPKSFAMVRSERTLFITLHMIRTVNFLLTPFVWIIGGIVSFIGRLSHVDLSLQSSFVTREEIEQVVTIGEASGALEEAERRMIHGIISFEDTRVSEVMVPRIDMNVVDSETTVGELEPILDDYGHSRIPIYQDSLDNIVGILYIKDLIGRLYSGDTEVKVFDLKRDALFVPETMKVPDLFNIMKSRRVHMAIVVDEYGGTAGIITLEDLLEEIVGEIQDEYDHELPLIEKVDEDTYRVQGNMDLEDLSEALKFPFESEDVESVGGFVTDLSGDFPVAGSVLTYGQWEFTVLDVTDHRVVEIELRKITGEGEFCYD